The following nucleotide sequence is from Natronosalvus caseinilyticus.
GTATCGAAGGGCAAGAACCGGTCCAGTAGCGTGAGCCAGTACTAGTACTAGTTCTCGAAGCGTGCCTGCACGAACGGCTGGACGTCGTCGATGTCGGAGAGTCGGGAGTCCGAAATGAGGACCGCCTCGGTCTCCTCGAGCGGGACCGAGAGGCTAATTTCTTTGGTGCGGCCGTACCGCCCCTTCGAGACGACGACGGCGTTGACGATGCCGAGCATGTCGAGTTCGCTGATGAGGTCGGTGACCCGTCGCTGGGTCAGGATGTCGGCGTCGATCTCGTCGCACAGGCGCTTGTAGATGTTGAACACCTCGCCGGTGTTGATGCTGTGAACGCCGTTTTTCTCGAGGGAGATGATCGCGAAGAGGACGAGTTTGCTCTGGGTCGGGAGGGTGCGGACGACCTCGACCACGCGGTCGAGTTCGATCTTGTCCTGGGCCTGGCGGACGTGTTCTTCGACGATCGTCTCGGCCTGGGAGCGCTCGGCGAGTTCGCCTGCGGTTCGGAGCAAGTCGAGCGCGCGTCGGGCGTCGCCGTGTTCCTGGGCGGCGAAGGCCGCACACAGCGGGATGACGTCCGCAGACAGGGCGTCTCCCTTGAACGCGACCTCCGAACGGTGCTGGAGGATGTCCCGGAGCTGGTTGGCGTCGTAGGGTGGGAAGACGATCTCCTCTTCCCCGAGACTGGACTTGACGCGTGGATCGAGGAAGTCCGTGAACTTCAGGTCGTTCGAGATGCCGATGATCGACACCCGCGAGTTGGTGAGTTCCGAGTTCATCCGCGAGAGGTTGTAGAGCGTGTCATCGCCCGACTTCTCGACCAGTTTGTCGATCTCGTCGAGCATGATGACGACGACGCGTTCGGAGTAGTCGACGGCGTCGAAGAAGACGCTGTAGACGCGGTCGGTCGGCCAGCCGGTCATCGGCACTTCCTCGAACTCCTCGCGGTCGGCCTCGAGCGAGTCGATCTCCTCGTTCACGTCTTCGATGGAGTCGAGCGGTTCGTCCTCGAGGGCTGGTGACGCTTCGGCTTCCGTCTCGCTCGAGTTCTCGTTCGTCCAGTCGACGTCGTCTTCGTCCGACCCGTCGACGCCGTCATCGTCCATCTCGTCATTTGTCTCCTCGAGCGCCGCCCGCATCGACTCCAGTTCCTCGATTCGCTCGTCGATTCGCGCCTCATTCTCCTCG
It contains:
- a CDS encoding AAA family ATPase — translated: MSDEKSDTTDSGRSGDRELPAGFMADLESATEGEESNQGLFDDLLSGEPIFENKEVLRPSYTPHELPHRSDQINKMATILVAALRGETPSNILIYGKTGTGKTASAKFVSKELESTSQKYSVPCDVEYINCEVTDTQYRVLAQLANKFIEENEARIDERIEELESMRAALEETNDEMDDDGVDGSDEDDVDWTNENSSETEAEASPALEDEPLDSIEDVNEEIDSLEADREEFEEVPMTGWPTDRVYSVFFDAVDYSERVVVIMLDEIDKLVEKSGDDTLYNLSRMNSELTNSRVSIIGISNDLKFTDFLDPRVKSSLGEEEIVFPPYDANQLRDILQHRSEVAFKGDALSADVIPLCAAFAAQEHGDARRALDLLRTAGELAERSQAETIVEEHVRQAQDKIELDRVVEVVRTLPTQSKLVLFAIISLEKNGVHSINTGEVFNIYKRLCDEIDADILTQRRVTDLISELDMLGIVNAVVVSKGRYGRTKEISLSVPLEETEAVLISDSRLSDIDDVQPFVQARFEN